A DNA window from Hydrogenophaga taeniospiralis contains the following coding sequences:
- the hybE gene encoding [NiFe]-hydrogenase assembly chaperone HybE: MSPLAHMDTTTSNPLAARVQALVDFYRHVQTGRMQGIPLLNPALRVEAVGFEWTEGEEAAEPVAEGVLITPWFMSLLRLPAVNGPHGNRVGRKAVRDFGSERFDFIGAHDPAIGYHETCALFSPMNGFTSQDLARETALASLALVRPRPEAEAVAPIATEPLPARRAFFMARRPDAGAAA, from the coding sequence ATGAGCCCGCTCGCCCACATGGACACCACCACATCCAACCCGCTGGCCGCGCGCGTGCAAGCCCTGGTGGACTTCTACCGCCACGTGCAGACCGGGCGCATGCAGGGCATCCCCTTGCTGAACCCCGCGCTGCGCGTCGAAGCCGTGGGCTTCGAGTGGACCGAAGGAGAAGAAGCCGCCGAACCCGTGGCCGAAGGCGTGCTCATCACCCCCTGGTTCATGAGCCTGTTGCGCCTGCCTGCGGTGAACGGGCCCCACGGCAACCGCGTGGGGCGCAAGGCGGTGCGCGATTTCGGCAGCGAGCGCTTCGATTTCATCGGCGCGCACGACCCCGCCATCGGCTACCACGAGACCTGCGCGCTGTTCTCTCCCATGAACGGTTTCACCAGCCAGGACCTGGCGCGCGAAACCGCACTGGCGTCGCTGGCGCTGGTCCGTCCCCGGCCCGAAGCCGAGGCGGTGGCGCCCATCGCGACCGAGCCGCTGCCCGCGCGTCGCGCCTTCTTCATGGCCCGCCGGCCAGACGCGGGAGCGGCGGCATGA
- a CDS encoding hydrogenase produces the protein MNTATETPSCAFALPVPDTNPAPPLVMRLARDFGAAWVDETTVAAWSAGGGDRVVLLAGDPVRFPEGQDVAAVLPELMKSFPNRFQIAVVPRDHEDAVARRYGSQRWPTLLFFRDGQYVTAIAGMQDWDVYLSGVAAALTMPPSRPPTIGIPVVSQGATASDSGCH, from the coding sequence ATGAACACCGCCACAGAAACCCCCAGCTGCGCCTTTGCGCTGCCCGTGCCCGACACCAACCCCGCGCCACCGCTGGTGATGCGCCTGGCGCGCGACTTCGGTGCCGCCTGGGTGGATGAAACCACCGTGGCCGCGTGGAGCGCGGGCGGCGGCGACCGCGTCGTGTTGCTGGCCGGCGACCCGGTGCGTTTCCCCGAAGGCCAGGACGTCGCGGCCGTGTTGCCCGAGCTGATGAAAAGTTTCCCGAACCGCTTCCAGATCGCGGTGGTGCCGCGCGACCACGAGGACGCGGTGGCGCGACGCTACGGCTCGCAACGCTGGCCCACGCTGCTGTTCTTCCGCGACGGCCAGTACGTCACCGCCATCGCCGGCATGCAGGACTGGGACGTGTACCTGAGCGGCGTCGCCGCCGCGCTTACCATGCCGCCCTCGCGCCCGCCCACCATCGGCATTCCCGTGGTGAGCCAGGGCGCCACGGCCAGCGACAGCGGCTGCCATTGA
- a CDS encoding HypC/HybG/HupF family hydrogenase formation chaperone translates to MCIGMPMQVTATEPGHAWCEGRGERRRVTTALVGPLEAGDWLLVFLGDARERIDATRAAEVNGALDLVLGAMQGFDASGDAGFVLPSQMSAEQLKQLSGQT, encoded by the coding sequence ATGTGCATCGGCATGCCCATGCAAGTCACCGCCACCGAGCCCGGCCACGCCTGGTGCGAAGGCCGCGGCGAGCGCCGCCGCGTCACCACCGCGCTGGTCGGCCCGCTGGAGGCTGGCGACTGGTTGCTGGTGTTCCTGGGCGATGCGCGCGAGCGCATCGACGCCACCCGCGCCGCTGAAGTGAACGGTGCGCTGGACCTCGTGCTCGGCGCCATGCAAGGCTTTGATGCCAGTGGCGACGCCGGCTTTGTTTTGCCTTCCCAGATGAGCGCCGAGCAGCTGAAGCAGCTGTCCGGCCAGACCTGA
- a CDS encoding HyaD/HybD family hydrogenase maturation endopeptidase, translated as MSAHPSESTCHPCGDTPARPQTIVVLGIGNLLWADEGFGVRCIEALQRRFEFAEHVSLIDGGTQGLYLIQHVQAADALLIFDAIDYGLEPGTLKEVRDDAVPRFMGAKKMSLHQTGFQEVLSLAQLTGQYPANVLLIGCQPQELEDYGGSLRPVVKAAMEEALTLGVDQIARWGGEPAPRRTPLGEREAVTMDELALAAYETQRPAPEQACREGDERFFPKDL; from the coding sequence ATGAGCGCCCATCCGTCCGAATCCACCTGTCACCCCTGTGGTGACACCCCCGCCCGGCCGCAGACCATCGTGGTGCTCGGCATCGGCAACCTGCTCTGGGCCGACGAAGGTTTTGGCGTGCGCTGCATCGAAGCGCTGCAACGCCGCTTCGAGTTCGCCGAACACGTGTCGCTCATCGACGGCGGCACCCAGGGTCTGTACCTGATCCAGCATGTGCAGGCGGCCGACGCGCTGCTGATCTTCGACGCCATCGACTACGGCCTGGAACCCGGCACGCTGAAAGAAGTGCGCGACGACGCCGTGCCGCGCTTCATGGGCGCCAAGAAGATGAGCCTGCACCAGACCGGTTTCCAGGAGGTGCTCTCGCTCGCGCAGCTCACCGGCCAGTACCCGGCGAACGTGCTGCTGATCGGCTGCCAGCCGCAGGAGCTGGAGGACTACGGCGGCAGCCTGCGCCCGGTGGTGAAGGCCGCGATGGAAGAGGCACTGACGCTGGGCGTGGACCAGATTGCGCGCTGGGGCGGTGAGCCCGCACCGCGCCGCACGCCGCTGGGCGAGCGCGAGGCGGTGACCATGGACGAACTCGCCTTGGCAGCCTACGAAACCCAGCGCCCGGCCCCTGAGCAAGCCTGCCGCGAAGGCGACGAACGCTTTTTCCCCAAGGACCTTTGA
- a CDS encoding hydrogenase expression/formation protein, with translation MKDFPIPLVALGPGTQSEDETLDYLPMPKDMDTYRPPVLPEPEELAGRDAARAVLGQVLALLDRTAERGPGGQVSLTALPAADLRLVNQIMGEGEASALVREEDGALEVRIQESVLAGVWRLITFRTVDGERTLIDDVIEVGPVPALLRAIAVDDVWPQGAMPHWAGALPPNVQNAPLLVEEIRDQVAGWKPGQVSHVVNLTLLPVTPEDIGFLDHHLGTGRVLMLSRGYGNCRISNTRLPNCWRVVYYNSMDKVILNTVEVVDMPEVAMAAPEDLRDSHERLLDVMTYLEGV, from the coding sequence ATGAAAGACTTCCCCATTCCGCTCGTCGCCCTCGGCCCGGGCACCCAGTCCGAAGACGAAACGCTGGACTACCTGCCCATGCCCAAAGACATGGACACCTACCGCCCGCCGGTGCTGCCCGAGCCCGAAGAGCTGGCCGGCCGCGACGCGGCCCGCGCCGTGCTGGGCCAGGTGCTGGCGCTGCTCGACCGGACGGCCGAGCGTGGCCCCGGCGGCCAGGTGTCGCTGACCGCGCTGCCCGCCGCCGACCTGCGCCTGGTCAACCAGATCATGGGTGAGGGCGAGGCCAGCGCCCTGGTGCGCGAAGAAGACGGTGCGCTCGAAGTGCGCATCCAGGAGTCGGTGCTCGCGGGCGTGTGGCGCCTCATCACCTTCCGCACCGTGGACGGCGAACGCACGCTGATCGACGACGTGATCGAGGTCGGCCCGGTGCCGGCGCTGCTGCGCGCCATCGCGGTGGACGACGTGTGGCCCCAGGGTGCCATGCCGCATTGGGCCGGCGCGCTGCCGCCCAACGTGCAGAACGCGCCCCTGCTGGTGGAAGAAATCCGCGACCAGGTCGCCGGATGGAAACCCGGCCAGGTGTCGCACGTGGTCAACCTCACGCTGCTGCCGGTCACGCCCGAAGACATCGGCTTCCTCGACCACCACCTGGGCACCGGCCGCGTGCTGATGCTCTCGCGCGGCTATGGCAACTGCCGCATCTCCAACACGCGCTTGCCGAACTGCTGGCGCGTGGTGTATTACAACTCGATGGACAAGGTGATCCTCAACACGGTCGAGGTGGTGGACATGCCCGAGGTGGCCATGGCCGCGCCCGAAGACCTGCGCGATTCGCACGAGCGCCTGCTCGACGTGATGACCTATCTCGAAGGAGTGTGA
- a CDS encoding hydrogenase maturation nickel metallochaperone HypA, with the protein MHEASLAGGVLQLVEDTAVREGFSRLLSLRLEAGQLAGVDVRALRFALESLAPGTVLEGAEIQIEEPPGQAWCMGCGQTVAIAQRGDACPACGGYQLQPTGGMELRVIDMQVSDD; encoded by the coding sequence ATGCATGAAGCCAGCCTCGCCGGCGGTGTGTTGCAACTGGTCGAAGACACGGCCGTGCGCGAAGGTTTTTCGCGCCTGCTGTCGCTGCGGCTCGAAGCCGGCCAGCTCGCGGGGGTGGACGTGCGCGCGCTGCGTTTCGCGCTGGAGAGTCTCGCGCCAGGGACCGTGCTTGAAGGTGCAGAGATTCAGATCGAAGAACCGCCCGGCCAGGCCTGGTGCATGGGTTGCGGTCAGACCGTGGCCATCGCCCAGCGCGGTGACGCTTGCCCGGCCTGCGGCGGCTACCAGTTGCAACCTACGGGCGGCATGGAATTGCGTGTGATTGACATGCAAGTCAGTGATGATTGA
- the cybH gene encoding Ni/Fe-hydrogenase, b-type cytochrome subunit: MSTTSPERLADVTGIDESAVSHGQATRSVYVYEAPVRLWHWINAASITVLALTGYFIGQPLPTMPGEASAHYLMGYIRFAHFTAGYLLAVGLIGRAYWALVGNHHAREIFWVPIFQKAYWKEVLTMFKWYAFLIPRPGRYVGHNPLARLAMFAGFLMLSIFMVITGFALYGEGSQMGSWQERMFGWVIPLFGQSQDVHTWHRMGMWALIMFITLHIYAAIREDIMGRQSIVSTMISGRRTFKD; the protein is encoded by the coding sequence ATGTCCACCACATCCCCCGAACGCCTCGCCGATGTCACCGGCATCGACGAGAGCGCCGTCTCACACGGCCAGGCCACCCGATCGGTCTATGTGTACGAAGCGCCCGTGCGCCTCTGGCACTGGATCAACGCGGCGTCCATCACCGTGCTGGCCCTCACCGGCTATTTCATCGGTCAGCCGCTGCCCACCATGCCGGGCGAGGCCAGCGCGCACTACCTCATGGGCTACATCCGCTTCGCGCACTTCACGGCGGGCTACCTGCTGGCTGTGGGCCTGATCGGTCGCGCTTACTGGGCGCTGGTGGGCAACCACCACGCGCGCGAAATCTTCTGGGTGCCGATCTTCCAGAAGGCCTACTGGAAAGAGGTGCTCACCATGTTCAAGTGGTACGCCTTCCTGATCCCGCGGCCGGGCCGTTACGTGGGCCACAACCCGCTGGCGCGTCTGGCCATGTTCGCGGGCTTCCTGATGCTCTCGATCTTCATGGTGATCACCGGCTTTGCGCTGTATGGCGAAGGCTCGCAGATGGGCTCGTGGCAGGAACGGATGTTTGGCTGGGTGATCCCGCTGTTCGGCCAGAGCCAGGACGTGCACACCTGGCACCGCATGGGCATGTGGGCGCTGATCATGTTCATCACGCTGCACATCTACGCCGCGATCCGCGAAGACATCATGGGCCGCCAGTCGATCGTGTCGACCATGATCTCCGGCCGTAGAACGTTCAAGGACTGA
- the hypB gene encoding hydrogenase nickel incorporation protein HypB — MCVVCGCSDNSPAHARHVQTHAGEAGVVQVNPGNGDLHFGAGAARVSVPGMSQARAIKLETDILGANNRVAQQNRAHFEAHGVTALNLVSSPGSGKTTLLCATIEALKKHAPGLRVAVIEGDQQTSFDADRIRATGAPAIQVNTGKGCHLDAPMVSEAFAQLHSHDHHSHDHHHGHHDDGHSLLFIENVGNLVCPAVWDLGEAAKVAILSVTEGEDKPLKYPDMFAASQLMVLNKIDLLPHVKFDVARCIALARRVNPTIEILQLSATTGEGMDAWLHWLDHAMGAHHHHHDEPVSEEAALRQRVQQLEAELAQAQAALTTGSAA, encoded by the coding sequence ATGTGTGTCGTTTGTGGATGCAGTGACAACAGCCCGGCCCATGCCCGGCATGTCCAAACCCACGCGGGCGAGGCCGGCGTGGTGCAGGTGAACCCCGGCAACGGCGACCTGCACTTCGGTGCGGGCGCGGCCCGCGTCTCGGTGCCCGGCATGAGCCAGGCGCGCGCCATCAAGCTGGAGACCGACATCCTCGGCGCCAACAACCGTGTGGCCCAGCAGAACCGGGCGCACTTCGAAGCGCACGGCGTGACCGCGCTCAATCTCGTGTCCAGTCCAGGCTCGGGCAAGACCACGCTGCTCTGCGCGACCATCGAGGCGCTGAAAAAACATGCGCCCGGCCTGCGCGTCGCCGTGATCGAAGGCGACCAGCAGACCAGCTTCGACGCCGACCGCATCCGCGCCACCGGCGCGCCCGCGATCCAGGTCAACACCGGCAAGGGTTGCCACCTCGACGCGCCCATGGTGAGCGAGGCCTTCGCGCAACTGCACAGCCACGACCACCACAGCCACGATCACCATCACGGCCACCACGACGACGGGCACAGCCTGCTGTTCATCGAGAACGTGGGCAACCTCGTCTGCCCCGCCGTGTGGGACCTGGGCGAAGCCGCCAAGGTCGCCATCCTCTCGGTGACCGAGGGCGAAGACAAGCCGCTCAAGTACCCCGACATGTTCGCGGCCTCGCAGCTCATGGTCCTGAACAAGATCGACCTGCTGCCGCACGTGAAGTTCGACGTGGCGCGCTGCATAGCGCTCGCGCGGCGTGTGAACCCAACGATCGAGATCCTGCAGCTCTCGGCCACCACGGGCGAGGGCATGGACGCCTGGTTGCACTGGCTCGATCACGCGATGGGTGCACATCATCACCACCACGATGAACCGGTGTCCGAGGAGGCCGCGCTGCGCCAGCGTGTGCAGCAGCTCGAAGCCGAGCTGGCGCAGGCGCAAGCCGCGCTGACGACCGGATCGGCCGCCTGA
- a CDS encoding hydrogenase small subunit, which translates to METFYEVMRRKGISRRSFLKYCSLTATSLGLAPSFVPQIAHAMETKPRTPVLWLHGLECTCCTESFIRSAHPLAKDVVLSMISLDYDDTLMAAAGHQAEAILEEIMTKYKGQYILAVEGNPPLNEDGMFCIQSGKPFIDKLKHVAKDAKAIIAWGSCASWGCVQAAKPNPTQATPIHKVITDKPIIKVPGCPPIPEVMTGVITYMLTFDKIPELDRQGRPKMFYSQRIHDKCYRRPHFDAGQFVETWDDESARKGYCLYKVGCKGPTTYNACSTVMWNEGTSFPIKAGHGCIGCSEDGFWDKGSFYDRLTDIHAFGIEANADEIGGTAAGVVGAAVAAHAAISVAKRSRDKAAEKKAASTNS; encoded by the coding sequence ATGGAAACCTTTTACGAGGTGATGCGCCGCAAGGGCATTTCGCGCCGCAGCTTTCTCAAGTACTGCTCGCTCACCGCCACCTCGCTGGGGCTGGCCCCCTCGTTCGTGCCGCAGATCGCGCACGCCATGGAAACCAAGCCGCGCACCCCGGTGCTCTGGCTGCACGGCCTGGAATGCACCTGCTGCACCGAGTCCTTCATCCGCTCGGCGCACCCGCTGGCCAAGGACGTGGTGCTCTCCATGATCAGCCTGGACTACGACGACACCCTGATGGCCGCCGCCGGCCACCAGGCCGAGGCGATCCTCGAAGAGATCATGACCAAGTACAAGGGCCAGTACATCCTGGCGGTGGAAGGCAACCCGCCGCTGAACGAAGACGGCATGTTCTGCATCCAGTCGGGCAAGCCCTTCATCGACAAGCTCAAGCACGTGGCGAAAGACGCCAAGGCCATCATCGCCTGGGGTTCGTGCGCTTCGTGGGGCTGCGTGCAGGCCGCCAAGCCAAACCCGACCCAGGCCACGCCGATCCACAAGGTCATCACCGACAAACCCATCATCAAGGTGCCAGGCTGCCCGCCCATCCCCGAGGTGATGACGGGCGTGATCACCTACATGCTGACCTTCGACAAGATCCCCGAGCTGGACCGCCAGGGCCGGCCGAAGATGTTCTACAGCCAGCGCATCCACGACAAGTGCTACCGCCGCCCGCACTTCGACGCCGGCCAGTTCGTCGAGACCTGGGACGACGAGTCCGCGCGCAAGGGCTACTGCCTCTACAAGGTCGGCTGCAAGGGCCCGACCACCTACAACGCCTGCTCCACCGTGATGTGGAACGAGGGCACCAGCTTCCCGATCAAGGCCGGCCACGGCTGCATCGGCTGCAGTGAAGACGGCTTCTGGGACAAGGGTTCGTTCTACGACCGCCTGACCGACATCCACGCCTTCGGCATCGAGGCCAACGCCGACGAGATCGGCGGCACGGCGGCCGGTGTAGTGGGGGCCGCGGTCGCGGCGCACGCCGCCATCTCGGTGGCCAAGCGCTCGCGTGACAAGGCCGCGGAGAAAAAAGCGGCGTCTACCAACAGCTGA
- a CDS encoding ammonium transporter — protein sequence MHQNRRLFAALTCGLTLATPSLLWAQATPEPLTAPALVAVSNIHNADTAWLMVSTALVLLMTLPGIALFYGGMVRRHNVINTMASVVGIAAVVSVLWFALAYSLAFTPGNGALAGWVGGLQRMGFAGLDYLGASGQVAVSHIAPHVPESVFAMFQLTFAIITCALVVGALVERMRFGALLLFAGLWLLLVYAPVAHWVWEPGGWLARLGALDFAGGAVVHINAGAAALVCAYALGPRQGYGREPFIPFNLGLTMAGTGLLWVGWFGFNAGSALAADGRAGLALAVTHIAAAAGAVAWMGAEWLARKRASLLGLCSGVVAGLVAITPAAGFVTPRSALIIGLVAGVACYWGATGLKRRLRADDSLDVFGVHGVGGLVGALLTGVLADPSISGVEGSLLKQLIACVAVLAYSVLMTAVVLWITSCFARLRVRESDERAGLDLALHNEQLGH from the coding sequence ATGCACCAAAACCGTAGATTGTTCGCGGCTCTGACCTGCGGTCTGACGCTCGCCACCCCTTCCCTGCTCTGGGCACAGGCCACGCCCGAGCCGCTCACCGCGCCCGCCCTGGTGGCCGTGAGCAACATCCACAACGCCGACACCGCCTGGCTCATGGTGAGCACCGCCCTGGTGCTGCTCATGACGCTGCCGGGCATCGCCCTCTTCTATGGCGGCATGGTGCGCCGCCACAACGTGATCAACACCATGGCCAGCGTGGTTGGCATCGCCGCCGTGGTCAGCGTGTTGTGGTTCGCGCTGGCGTATTCGCTGGCGTTCACCCCCGGTAACGGTGCGCTGGCGGGCTGGGTCGGCGGCCTGCAGCGCATGGGCTTTGCGGGGCTGGACTACCTGGGCGCCAGCGGCCAGGTGGCGGTGAGCCACATCGCGCCGCACGTGCCCGAGTCGGTGTTCGCCATGTTCCAGCTGACCTTCGCCATCATCACCTGCGCCCTGGTGGTGGGCGCGCTGGTCGAGCGCATGCGCTTTGGCGCCCTGCTGCTGTTCGCCGGCCTGTGGCTGCTGCTGGTGTACGCGCCCGTCGCGCACTGGGTCTGGGAGCCGGGCGGCTGGCTGGCCCGGCTCGGTGCGCTGGACTTCGCCGGCGGCGCGGTGGTGCACATCAACGCCGGCGCGGCCGCCCTGGTCTGCGCCTACGCGCTGGGCCCGCGCCAGGGTTACGGGCGCGAGCCCTTCATCCCCTTCAACCTGGGCCTGACCATGGCCGGCACCGGCCTGCTCTGGGTGGGCTGGTTCGGCTTCAACGCCGGCTCGGCGCTCGCCGCCGACGGCCGCGCCGGGCTGGCGCTGGCCGTGACCCACATCGCCGCCGCCGCAGGCGCGGTGGCCTGGATGGGTGCGGAGTGGCTGGCGCGCAAACGCGCGTCGCTGCTGGGCCTGTGCTCGGGCGTGGTGGCGGGCCTGGTGGCCATCACGCCGGCTGCGGGCTTCGTCACACCGCGCTCGGCGCTCATCATCGGCCTGGTGGCGGGCGTGGCCTGCTACTGGGGCGCCACCGGCCTGAAGCGCCGGCTGCGCGCCGACGACTCGCTCGACGTGTTCGGCGTGCACGGCGTGGGCGGCCTGGTGGGCGCGCTGCTCACCGGCGTGCTGGCCGACCCGTCGATCTCGGGGGTCGAAGGCAGCCTGCTCAAGCAGCTGATCGCCTGCGTGGCGGTGCTGGCCTACAGCGTGCTGATGACGGCGGTGGTGCTGTGGATCACCTCGTGCTTTGCGCGGCTGCGTGTGCGCGAGAGCGACGAGCGCGCCGGGCTGGACCTGGCGCTGCACAACGAGCAGCTGGGCCATTGA
- a CDS encoding rubredoxin, with protein MAGADHFEGFEGSYLGNRDVLKPGSRLECKICWWVYDPALGDPQWQIAPGTPFADLPAHWRCPNCDGDAEQFLMLE; from the coding sequence ATGGCCGGCGCGGACCACTTCGAAGGTTTTGAAGGCTCGTACCTGGGCAACCGGGACGTGCTCAAACCCGGCTCGCGCCTCGAATGCAAGATCTGCTGGTGGGTCTACGACCCGGCGCTCGGCGACCCGCAGTGGCAGATCGCCCCCGGCACACCGTTCGCCGATCTGCCCGCGCACTGGCGCTGTCCGAACTGCGACGGCGATGCCGAGCAGTTCCTGATGCTGGAATGA
- a CDS encoding HigA family addiction module antitoxin: MKPVAASWTIPPRGVPVRTPMHPGRLLAHTCLAPLGLSQSEAARVLGLSRRRLHELVHGQRAMSPDTAIRCARQFGIDAGFWLAHQAAWDSFHAWKRFCSSSVTPSSL, from the coding sequence ATGAAGCCGGTCGCCGCCAGCTGGACCATCCCCCCGCGGGGCGTGCCGGTGCGCACGCCCATGCACCCGGGGCGGCTGCTGGCGCACACCTGCCTGGCGCCGCTGGGGCTGAGCCAAAGCGAGGCGGCGCGGGTGCTGGGCCTCTCGCGCCGACGCTTGCACGAGCTGGTGCATGGCCAGCGGGCCATGTCGCCCGACACCGCCATCCGTTGCGCGCGCCAGTTCGGCATCGACGCCGGTTTCTGGCTCGCGCACCAGGCCGCCTGGGACAGCTTCCACGCCTGGAAGCGCTTCTGTTCCAGCTCGGTCACCCCTTCTTCCCTTTGA
- a CDS encoding nickel-dependent hydrogenase large subunit has protein sequence MGAYETQGFKMDNTGRRIVVDPVTRIEGHMRCEVNLDSNNVIRNAVSTGTMWRGLEVILKGRDPRDAWAFVERICGVCTGCHALTSVRAVEDALGIRIPLNAHLIREMMAKTLQVHDHAVHFYHLHALDWVDVVSCLQADPKKTSELQQLVSPAHPLSSPGYFRDVQNRLKKFVESGQLGPFANGYWGSKAYVLPPEANLMAVTHYLEALDLQKEWVKVHTIFGGKNPHPNYLVGGVPCAINLDGNGAAGAPINMERLNFVQARIQEMIDFNNNVYIPDVLAIGTIYKNAGWLYGGGLSATNVADYGTYEKVPYDHSTHQLPGGVILNGDWNKIHAIDPRDPEQVQEFVSHSWYKYGDETKGLHPWDGVTEANYAPEGPNFKGTRTQIENLDESAKYSWIKSPRWRGHAVEVGPLSRYILGYAHAVQGNKYCQRVKEQVDGAAVAINSAIPKALGLPETNFSLKQLLPTTIGRTLARALEGQYCGEMMMDDFKQLIGNIKAGDTSTVNADKWDPSTWPKEAKGVGTVAAPRGMLGHWIKIKDGKIENYQCVVPTTWNGSPRDTKGQIGAFEASLMNTPMVNPEQPLEILRTLHSFDPCLACSTHVMSEDGQEMSRVTVR, from the coding sequence ATGGGTGCTTACGAAACACAGGGCTTCAAGATGGACAACACCGGCCGGCGCATCGTCGTCGACCCGGTCACGCGCATCGAGGGCCACATGCGCTGCGAGGTCAACCTCGACAGCAACAACGTCATCCGCAACGCGGTCTCCACCGGCACCATGTGGCGTGGTCTGGAAGTGATCCTGAAAGGCCGCGACCCGCGCGACGCCTGGGCTTTTGTGGAACGCATCTGCGGCGTCTGCACCGGCTGCCACGCGCTGACCTCGGTGCGCGCGGTGGAAGACGCGCTCGGCATCCGCATCCCGCTGAACGCCCACCTGATCCGCGAGATGATGGCCAAGACGCTGCAGGTGCACGACCACGCGGTGCACTTCTACCACCTGCACGCGCTCGACTGGGTCGATGTCGTGTCCTGCCTGCAGGCCGACCCGAAGAAGACCAGCGAGCTGCAGCAACTGGTGTCGCCCGCGCACCCGCTGTCCTCGCCCGGCTACTTCCGCGACGTGCAGAACCGCCTGAAGAAGTTCGTTGAAAGCGGCCAGCTCGGGCCCTTCGCCAACGGCTACTGGGGCAGCAAGGCCTATGTGCTGCCGCCCGAGGCCAACCTGATGGCCGTGACGCACTACCTCGAAGCGCTGGACCTGCAGAAAGAGTGGGTCAAGGTGCACACCATCTTCGGTGGCAAGAACCCGCACCCCAACTACCTGGTGGGCGGCGTGCCTTGCGCCATCAACCTGGACGGCAACGGCGCCGCCGGCGCCCCGATCAACATGGAGCGGCTGAACTTCGTGCAGGCCCGCATCCAGGAAATGATCGACTTCAACAACAACGTCTACATCCCGGACGTGCTGGCCATCGGCACCATCTACAAGAACGCCGGCTGGCTCTACGGCGGCGGCCTCTCCGCCACCAACGTGGCCGACTACGGCACTTACGAGAAGGTGCCGTACGACCACAGCACGCACCAGCTGCCCGGCGGCGTGATCCTGAACGGCGACTGGAACAAGATCCACGCCATCGACCCGCGCGACCCCGAGCAGGTGCAGGAATTCGTGAGCCACAGCTGGTACAAGTACGGCGACGAGACCAAGGGGCTGCACCCCTGGGACGGCGTCACCGAAGCCAACTACGCCCCCGAAGGCCCGAACTTCAAGGGCACGCGCACCCAGATCGAGAACCTGGATGAGTCCGCCAAGTACTCGTGGATCAAGAGCCCGCGCTGGCGCGGTCACGCCGTCGAGGTCGGCCCGCTGTCGCGCTACATCCTGGGCTATGCCCATGCTGTGCAGGGCAACAAGTACTGCCAGCGCGTGAAGGAGCAGGTGGACGGCGCCGCGGTGGCGATCAACAGCGCGATCCCCAAGGCCCTGGGCCTGCCGGAAACCAACTTCTCGCTCAAGCAGCTGCTGCCCACCACCATCGGCCGCACCCTGGCGCGCGCGCTGGAAGGCCAGTACTGCGGCGAAATGATGATGGACGACTTCAAACAGCTGATCGGCAACATCAAGGCCGGCGACACCAGCACCGTCAACGCCGACAAGTGGGACCCGTCCACCTGGCCGAAAGAGGCCAAGGGCGTGGGCACGGTCGCCGCGCCACGCGGCATGCTGGGCCACTGGATCAAGATCAAGGACGGCAAGATCGAGAACTACCAGTGCGTGGTGCCCACCACCTGGAACGGTTCGCCGCGCGACACCAAGGGCCAGATCGGCGCCTTCGAGGCCTCGCTCATGAACACGCCCATGGTCAACCCCGAGCAGCCGCTGGAGATCCTGCGCACGCTGCACAGCTTCGACCCCTGTCTGGCTTGCTCGACCCACGTGATGAGCGAAGACGGCCAGGAGATGAGCAGAGTCACTGTGCGCTGA
- a CDS encoding HupE/UreJ family protein produces MQSKYIRRLTAAALLTGLAGVAQAHPGHGATSLMEGLAHPFGLDHLLAMVAVGVWSVSALPKGKAWQGPATFLLALVISASLGAAGVSLPFLEQGVALSVLLFGAMLVLARRTMPAAVGLGLVAAAASLHGLAHGAETPATGFAGYAAGFLLTTAALHIGGVFAGLGIRRALAERSGWALGGLGAVLGASGLVLFGQLAA; encoded by the coding sequence ATGCAATCGAAATACATCCGCCGTTTGACTGCCGCCGCGCTGCTGACCGGTCTGGCCGGCGTGGCCCAGGCCCACCCGGGTCACGGCGCCACCAGCCTCATGGAAGGCCTGGCTCACCCCTTCGGCCTGGACCACCTGCTGGCCATGGTGGCCGTGGGCGTGTGGTCGGTCTCGGCCCTGCCGAAAGGCAAGGCCTGGCAAGGCCCGGCCACGTTTTTGCTGGCGCTGGTCATCAGCGCATCGCTGGGCGCAGCCGGCGTGAGCCTGCCGTTCCTGGAGCAGGGCGTGGCGCTGTCGGTGCTGCTGTTCGGCGCCATGCTGGTGCTGGCCCGCCGCACGATGCCGGCCGCCGTCGGCCTGGGGCTGGTGGCCGCGGCGGCTTCGCTGCACGGCCTGGCGCACGGCGCTGAAACGCCGGCCACGGGTTTCGCAGGGTATGCCGCGGGCTTCCTGCTGACCACGGCCGCGCTGCACATCGGCGGCGTGTTCGCGGGCCTCGGCATCCGCCGCGCGCTGGCCGAACGCAGCGGCTGGGCGCTGGGTGGCCTGGGCGCGGTGCTGGGCGCATCCGGCCTGGTGCTCTTCGGTCAGTTGGCGGCCTGA